One stretch of Paenibacillus sp. AN1007 DNA includes these proteins:
- a CDS encoding TetR/AcrR family transcriptional regulator — MDRRIVRSRQMIMEAFIGLLGEQDFEKITIQGIADRANVNRGTVYLHFTDKYDLLEQSVETYLNMLVDSCLPEEGPGAGLSPDLLVRAFVYLKEHASIYRVLITSKGTPTFRHRMTQMIKGNIAVVVSGMKLESDIHRDVLAQYLSISITGLIEWWVVESMPYTPEEMVEQLNKILTTRLELW, encoded by the coding sequence ATGGATCGACGCATCGTACGCTCCAGACAAATGATTATGGAAGCCTTCATTGGGCTGCTGGGAGAGCAGGATTTTGAGAAAATTACTATTCAGGGCATAGCGGATCGGGCAAATGTGAACCGGGGAACCGTCTATTTGCATTTTACAGATAAATATGACCTGCTTGAGCAGAGCGTAGAGACGTATCTGAATATGCTTGTTGACAGCTGTTTACCGGAAGAAGGGCCAGGCGCTGGACTGTCGCCAGACTTATTAGTTCGCGCATTTGTCTATCTGAAGGAGCATGCATCGATTTATCGCGTATTAATCACCAGCAAAGGAACTCCAACGTTCAGGCACCGCATGACACAGATGATTAAGGGGAATATCGCTGTAGTAGTGAGCGGCATGAAGCTGGAAAGTGATATTCATAGAGATGTGCTGGCCCAATATTTATCCATCTCCATTACGGGCTTGATCGAGTGGTGGGTCGTTGAATCGATGCCGTACACACCCGAAGAGATGGTTGAACAGCTGAATAAAATTCTCACAACAAGACTGGAGCTGTGGTGA
- a CDS encoding alpha/beta hydrolase encodes MKILNVNNINIAYDSYGSEKDEAILLIAGLGTQMIRWTVPFCEMLAERGFRVIRFDNRDTGLSTHFNHHDTLDFEELAKTLMSGQRPKIPYTLDDMANDTIGLLDALGITKAHVVGRSMGGMIAQLAASTYPERVLSLTSIMSTTGNPELPPTSPDVMALMTRPAPNPAEDEAGYLFHSTAFARRIAGQGYPFDEAEYQSIIREEIHRGYNPGSVGRQIAAIAISGDRRARLAKVNVPTLVIHGSDDPMFVPACGEDTAQAIPDAAFMLLEGMGHDLPAQLFETVVDGIERTAQRNESYTEE; translated from the coding sequence ATGAAGATTCTGAACGTAAACAACATAAATATTGCCTATGACAGTTATGGCAGTGAAAAGGATGAAGCCATTCTATTGATCGCCGGGCTGGGAACTCAAATGATTCGTTGGACCGTCCCATTTTGTGAGATGCTGGCAGAGAGAGGATTTAGAGTTATTCGTTTTGATAATCGCGACACAGGGTTATCCACACACTTTAATCATCACGATACTTTGGACTTTGAAGAACTTGCCAAAACACTTATGTCAGGACAGCGTCCGAAAATTCCTTACACACTCGATGATATGGCTAATGATACGATTGGCCTGTTAGATGCACTGGGGATCACGAAGGCACATGTCGTTGGACGTTCGATGGGAGGTATGATTGCCCAGCTTGCAGCCAGCACCTATCCAGAGCGTGTTCTTTCGCTTACTTCTATAATGTCAACAACAGGCAATCCGGAACTTCCGCCAACATCCCCGGATGTGATGGCATTAATGACTCGGCCAGCACCAAATCCTGCAGAGGATGAAGCGGGATACTTGTTTCACAGCACAGCATTTGCCAGACGTATTGCCGGTCAAGGTTACCCGTTTGATGAAGCCGAATATCAATCAATCATTCGAGAGGAGATCCACCGAGGTTATAATCCGGGCAGTGTTGGACGGCAGATTGCAGCTATTGCCATTTCAGGTGATCGACGTGCGCGACTGGCAAAAGTGAATGTTCCAACTTTAGTGATTCATGGTTCCGATGATCCTATGTTTGTCCCCGCATGCGGCGAAGATACAGCTCAGGCCATTCCTGATGCAGCGTTTATGCTGCTTGAGGGGATGGGACACGACCTTCCTGCCCAGCTGTTTGAAACGGTTGTTGATGGAATCGAACGGACAGCACAGCGCAATGAATCATACACGGAAGAGTAA
- a CDS encoding DUF2239 family protein: MQVSDTPTSCTAFVGKECLTSGTLQHVAAVVKDTLEESKFAELLIFNDTTGRPIDLDFRGNTDEVLERLQSQPEQVSGTKENEKSARSVGRPKLGVVSGEVTLLPRHWDWLKAQPGGASITLRKLVDEARRSGENESKVRAAQEAAYHFMTAMAGDLPQYEEALRALYAGHEDRFYEMIEKWTPDLRDYIKSLVTNAFMQEESSSQ; encoded by the coding sequence ATGCAGGTTTCCGATACGCCAACAAGCTGTACCGCTTTTGTGGGTAAAGAATGCTTAACCAGTGGTACATTACAGCATGTTGCTGCTGTTGTGAAAGATACGTTGGAGGAAAGTAAGTTCGCTGAACTGCTTATTTTTAACGATACGACCGGCAGACCCATAGACCTTGATTTCCGTGGAAACACCGATGAGGTGCTTGAGCGCCTACAGAGCCAACCTGAACAGGTATCCGGTACAAAAGAAAATGAAAAATCGGCTCGCAGTGTTGGTCGCCCCAAATTAGGCGTCGTATCCGGTGAAGTTACATTACTGCCAAGGCATTGGGATTGGCTTAAAGCCCAACCGGGTGGAGCCTCTATAACGCTGCGAAAACTCGTTGATGAAGCTCGTCGCTCTGGAGAGAATGAAAGTAAAGTCAGAGCTGCACAGGAAGCGGCGTATCATTTTATGACCGCAATGGCAGGTGATTTACCTCAATACGAGGAGGCTCTGAGAGCACTGTACGCCGGGCATGAAGATCGCTTTTACGAAATGATTGAGAAGTGGACTCCCGATCTCAGAGATTATATTAAGTCTTTAGTCACGAATGCATTTATGCAGGAAGAGAGTTCATCACAATGA
- a CDS encoding D-2-hydroxyacid dehydrogenase family protein: MRLQCAVLDDYQDIALKMADWAQISDQVNVISFHKHFESEAEAAHALKDYDIIILMRERTPFKASLLSQLPKLKLLITTGMRNASIDSKYAEEQGIKVCGTASSSEPPTELTWALILALTKNLIPENQSFRNSGPWQSTVCSDLSGKTLGLIGLGKIGTKMVLIGKAFGMNVMAWSQNLTQERAEAAGAQFASTKEEILAKSDIVSIHLILSERTRHLIGENELKSMKKTAYLINTSRASIVNQDILIKALHNNWIAGAGIDVFDAEPLPGTHPLRSIPNLLATPHLGYVSQYNYQTYYQHALEDIQAFLEGNPIREIRAQ; the protein is encoded by the coding sequence TTGAGACTTCAATGTGCAGTATTGGACGATTATCAAGATATCGCTCTGAAAATGGCAGATTGGGCACAAATATCAGATCAGGTAAACGTTATATCCTTTCACAAACATTTCGAAAGCGAGGCCGAGGCTGCACACGCGTTAAAGGATTATGACATCATAATCCTCATGAGGGAGCGAACCCCCTTCAAAGCTTCACTGCTATCACAATTACCAAAACTGAAACTGCTGATTACGACCGGGATGCGAAATGCTTCTATTGATTCTAAATATGCGGAGGAACAGGGAATCAAGGTATGCGGTACAGCAAGCAGCTCGGAACCTCCAACAGAATTAACATGGGCCTTGATTTTGGCTTTGACCAAAAATCTGATTCCTGAAAATCAATCATTTCGTAACAGCGGACCTTGGCAAAGCACGGTCTGTTCGGATCTGAGCGGTAAGACATTGGGGCTGATTGGATTAGGAAAAATCGGAACAAAAATGGTCCTGATCGGGAAAGCCTTTGGCATGAATGTTATGGCATGGAGCCAAAATCTCACCCAGGAACGAGCTGAAGCTGCGGGTGCACAGTTCGCATCAACGAAAGAAGAGATTTTGGCCAAAAGCGATATTGTTTCAATTCATCTCATTCTGAGCGAGCGGACTCGTCATTTGATCGGGGAGAATGAACTGAAGTCCATGAAGAAAACAGCCTATCTGATCAACACTTCCCGCGCTTCCATTGTTAATCAGGATATACTGATTAAAGCGCTGCATAACAACTGGATTGCGGGGGCCGGTATTGATGTATTCGATGCTGAACCACTGCCCGGTACCCATCCACTTCGTTCCATTCCTAATCTGCTCGCGACTCCTCACTTGGGTTACGTTTCTCAATACAACTACCAGACTTATTATCAGCATGCACTAGAGGATATCCAAGCATTCCTCGAGGGGAATCCTATTCGGGAGATTAGAGCGCAGTAG
- a CDS encoding alpha-glucosidase, which yields MKRVWWKEAVAYQVYPRSFMDSNGDGIGDIQGILSKLDYIQELGIDLIWICPMYKSPNDDNGYDISDYCAIMDEFGTMDDFDQLLDEVHRRGMKLIMDLVINHTSDEHPWFIESSSSVDNPKRDWYIWRDGKNGEEPNNWESIFGGSAWQYDETSGQYYLHLFSKKQPDLNWANADVRKSIYEMMNWWMDKGIDGFRVDAISHIHKEEGLLDMPAKEGFKYISSFEKHMNVKGIQRYLQEMKEETLSKYNVVTVGEANGVKVEDSEDLLDWICEVRGKFNMVFQFEHLDLWNNSTDKQLDVPKLKNVMTKWQKSLEGIGWNALFIENHDQPRKVSSWGNDVDYWYESASALGAMYFFMQGTPFIYQGQEIGMTNVAYPSIEDYNDIADQNLYQIKQAEGMEHEEIMNIIWASSRDNSRTPMQWSAGNQSGFTTGVPWLRVNDNYLDINVEKQLQDPNSVLHFYKEMIRLRKQHDTLIYGTYDLLLPDHPHIFAYTRTLEDQQVLVLINLTEQMVELKEDELGVQLSEIWLTNYEISYAGQLQPFEARIGLCDKM from the coding sequence ATGAAAAGAGTATGGTGGAAAGAGGCCGTCGCTTACCAGGTCTATCCGAGGAGCTTTATGGATTCGAACGGAGACGGCATTGGTGATATACAAGGCATTCTTTCAAAACTGGATTATATTCAGGAACTGGGTATTGATCTGATATGGATCTGTCCGATGTATAAGTCACCTAATGACGATAACGGTTATGACATCAGTGATTACTGCGCCATTATGGATGAATTCGGTACGATGGATGACTTCGACCAATTGTTAGATGAAGTACATCGTCGCGGTATGAAGCTCATTATGGATCTGGTCATTAACCACACCAGTGACGAGCATCCCTGGTTTATTGAATCAAGTTCTTCCGTGGATAATCCCAAACGGGACTGGTACATCTGGAGAGATGGCAAGAACGGGGAGGAGCCGAACAACTGGGAAAGCATCTTTGGCGGTTCAGCCTGGCAGTACGATGAAACTTCAGGGCAGTACTATCTTCATCTGTTCTCCAAAAAACAGCCGGACCTGAACTGGGCTAATGCCGACGTTCGCAAATCCATCTATGAAATGATGAATTGGTGGATGGACAAAGGCATTGACGGATTCCGGGTGGATGCGATCAGTCATATCCACAAAGAAGAAGGTCTGCTGGATATGCCGGCCAAGGAAGGTTTCAAATACATTTCGTCATTCGAGAAACATATGAATGTCAAAGGCATTCAGCGCTATCTGCAGGAAATGAAAGAAGAGACGCTGTCGAAATATAATGTCGTCACCGTTGGCGAAGCCAATGGAGTCAAAGTAGAAGATTCAGAAGATCTGCTGGACTGGATCTGTGAAGTCAGAGGCAAATTCAACATGGTTTTTCAGTTTGAACATCTTGACCTATGGAATAACAGTACAGACAAGCAGCTGGATGTTCCCAAACTGAAAAATGTAATGACCAAGTGGCAGAAATCACTAGAAGGCATCGGCTGGAATGCACTGTTTATTGAAAATCACGATCAGCCGCGCAAGGTTTCATCTTGGGGGAATGATGTCGATTACTGGTATGAGAGCGCTTCGGCACTTGGAGCGATGTACTTTTTCATGCAGGGCACGCCCTTCATCTATCAGGGACAAGAAATTGGCATGACCAATGTGGCTTACCCTTCCATCGAGGATTATAACGACATCGCAGACCAAAATCTGTATCAGATCAAGCAGGCAGAAGGCATGGAGCACGAGGAGATCATGAATATCATCTGGGCGTCCAGCCGTGACAATTCAAGAACACCGATGCAGTGGTCTGCAGGCAACCAGAGCGGATTTACGACTGGAGTTCCTTGGCTAAGGGTAAATGACAATTATCTTGATATCAATGTGGAGAAACAGCTTCAAGACCCGAACTCTGTCCTTCACTTTTATAAAGAGATGATTCGGCTCCGCAAGCAGCATGACACGTTGATATACGGCACCTATGACCTGCTCCTGCCTGATCACCCTCACATTTTCGCATATACACGTACATTGGAAGATCAGCAGGTTTTAGTACTCATTAATCTTACTGAACAGATGGTGGAGCTTAAGGAAGATGAGCTGGGCGTTCAACTCTCCGAGATATGGCTGACCAACTATGAGATTTCTTACGCTGGTCAGCTGCAGCCGTTCGAAGCCCGCATTGGATTATGTGATAAAATGTAG